The following proteins come from a genomic window of Drosophila sulfurigaster albostrigata strain 15112-1811.04 chromosome X, ASM2355843v2, whole genome shotgun sequence:
- the LOC133847050 gene encoding death-associated protein kinase related, with the protein MFTEEGIFPIGDGLLDVDAERLKGLLVSHDINEIYEVEQTPFARGKFAAVRRAIHKNTGLHFAAKFLKRRRRAQSSDKEIKHEIAVLMLCEGEDNIVNLNAVHETRSDTALLLELATGGELQTILDNEECLTEAQARHCMREVLKALKFLHDRSIAHLDLKPQNILLAGERIEDGLKLCDFGISRVVCEGINVREMAGTPDYVAPEVLQYEPLSLLTDIWSVGVLTYVLLSGFSPFGGDTKQETFLNISQCALTFPDNLFGGVSQAAIDFIRRALRIKPNDRMNAAGCLEHVWLKDECALDRQIYLQHDADYVHEEEEDDDDDDEDDDEEEEEDDDVIEEEEEALEQQQQQVQEPKQSTTTTTATTTVSKQITPNKATTHNGHSRAHSSSKIPIATSHSNGHSNSNGHSNSNGHSNSHKLSPSTETTTAIHTLPQTLSMSPATTTTTTATAILSAKPTQIVTPTRRASDSDKENTYTATFVKKPVASTATIQIGSNGLEESTVIATLALFPDAPTTPKVIRKTPATEASSATSVKALVKKFQLEELEAANNCCSPPGISNSNSSVQHCNGVCHTSASPSNSAQLQLQQPRKCSVPSVVATAATTGSNMRRSISGNGSNTNCSSSSSSNNSVGGNKTRRASEPLTAVHKKQQQQQQQQQLNNSSSPSPSSNSNSNGTINSNNSSSSSSGSSSNNGSTALLLNTRSAAAAAHHLHHHHMHHHHHHHHHHVVIAAKNAAAAATNNLSLDQGIIC; encoded by the exons GGGCAAATTTGCGGCTGTTCGTCGGGCGATACACAAGAATACCGGTTTGCATTTCGCGGCGAAATTCCTAAAGCGACGCCGACGCGCACAGAGCAGCGACAAGGAGATCAAGCACGAGATTGCCGTCCTAATGCTATGCGAGGGCGAGGACAACATTGTCAATCTGAATGCGGTGCATGAGACGCGCTCCGACACGGCGCTGCTGCTAGAGCT TGCCACTGGTGGCGAGTTGCAAACAATACTAGACAACGAGGAGTGTCTAACGGAGGCGCAGGCACGTCATTGCATGCGGGAAGTGCTCAAGGCGCTCAAGTTCTTACACGATCGCTCCATTGCCCATTTGGATCTGAAGCCCCAGAACATTCTGCTGGCAGGCGAACGCATTGAAG ATGGCTTGAAGCTCTGCGACTTTGGCATCTCGCGCGTCGTCTGCGAGGGCATCAATGTGCGTGAAATGGCTGGCACTCCGGACTATGTGGCCCCGGAGGTGTTGCAGTATGAACCGTTGTCGCTGCTCACAGACATTTGGTCGGTGGGCGTGCTGACCTATGTGCTGCTGTCGGGTTTCTCGCCCTTCGGTGGCGACACCAAACAGGAGACCTTCCTCAATATCTCACAGTGCGCGCTCACCTTTCCCGACAATCTCTTTGGCGGCGTCTCCCAAGCGGCCATCGATTTTATACGTCGCGCATTGCGAATTAAGCCAAA CGATCGCATGAATGCCGCCGGCTGCCTGGAGCATGTCTGGCTGAAGGATGAGTGTGCGCTGGATAGGCAAATTTACTTGCAGCACGATGCAGACTATGTGcacgaagaggaggaggacgacgacgacgacgatgaggatgatgatgaggaggaggaggaagatgatgatgttattgaggaggaggaggaggcgttggaacagcagcagcagcaagtgcagGAGCCAAAACAGAGCACAACtaccacaacagcaacgacaacagttAGCAAGCAAATAACGCCGAACAAAGCCACCACGCACAATGGTCACAGCCGAGCCCATTCGAGCTCCAAGATACCGATTGCCACCAGCCACAGCAACggtcacagcaacagcaacggccacagcaacagcaatggccacagcaacagccacaagcTTAGCCCCAGCACAGAGACCACTACAGCCATACACACACTGCCGCAAACGTTGAGCATGTCaccagcgacaacaacaacaacaacagcaacagcaatcttAAGTGCAAAGCCCACACAGATTGTGACGCCAACGCGTCGTGCCTCGGACTCGGATAAGGAGAACACATATACGGCGACGTTTGTGAAGAAACCGGTGGCCAGCACAGCGACCATACAAATTGGCAGCAATGGCTTGGAGGAGTCCACAGTGATTGCCACGCTGGCGCTCTTTCCTGATGCACCCACCACGCCCAAAGTCATACGCAAAACGCCAGCAACGGAGGCAAGCTCGGCGACATCTGTTAAGGCGCTGGTCAAGAAGTTCCAACTGGAGGAGCTTGAGGCGGCCAACAACTGTTGTTCGCCGCCCGGcattagcaacagcaacagcagcgtccAGCATTGCAACGGTGTTTGTCACACGTCTGCATCCCCGTCAAACAGTgcgcaactgcagctgcaacagccaCGCAAATGTTCGGTGCCCAGCGTGGTGGCGACGGCGGCAACAACTGGCAGCAACATGCGGCGCAGCAtcagcggcaacggcagcaacaccaactgcagcagcagcagcagcagcaacaacagcgtcgGTGGCAACAAGACTCGACGTGCCTCCGAGCCGCTGACAGCTGTGcacaagaagcagcagcagcagcagcaacagcaacagctgaatAACAGCTCAAGTCCGAgtcccagcagcaacagcaacagcaatggcaccatcaatagcaacaacagcagcagcagcagcagcggcagcagcagcaacaacggcagcacaGCATTGCTGTTGAACACACGatcggcagcagcggcagcgcatCATTTGCATCACCATCACATGCATCACCATcaccaccaccatcatcatcatgtgGTGATCGCTGCCAAGaatgccgctgctgctgccaccaaCAACTTGAGCTTGGATCAGGGCATCATCTGTTAG